A portion of the Desulfovibrio sp. Fe33 genome contains these proteins:
- a CDS encoding CinA family protein has product MDTYLISRAVAEVGECLRAQGHFLATAESCTGGLLASTLTDTPGSSEWFAGSVVAYSNKVKNRLLDVPEATLEEHGAVSEPVVLAMALNVLKTIGADVSVAISGIAGPGGGTPEKPVGTVWIAWAWPGGSRARQYSFRGTRDQIKSQTVMTAINGLLGVTK; this is encoded by the coding sequence ATGGACACCTATCTCATTTCAAGAGCCGTCGCCGAAGTGGGCGAATGCCTGCGCGCGCAGGGCCACTTCCTGGCGACTGCGGAATCATGCACCGGCGGGCTGCTTGCCAGCACCCTAACCGACACTCCCGGCAGCTCGGAATGGTTCGCCGGGTCCGTTGTGGCCTATTCCAACAAGGTCAAGAACAGGCTCCTCGACGTGCCCGAAGCCACCCTTGAGGAGCATGGCGCGGTCTCGGAGCCCGTGGTCCTGGCCATGGCCCTGAACGTGCTCAAGACCATCGGCGCGGACGTGTCCGTGGCCATTTCCGGCATCGCCGGGCCGGGCGGCGGCACCCCGGAAAAACCCGTCGGCACCGTCTGGATCGCCTGGGCCTGGCCCGGCGGCTCGCGTGCCCGCCAATACAGCTTCCGGGGCACCCGCGATCAGATCAAGAGCCAAACCGTCATGACCGCCATCAACGGGCTGCTGGGCGTGACCAAGTAG
- a CDS encoding ErpA-related iron-sulfur cluster insertion protein (Members of this family, many of which are selenoproteins, show homology to the iron-sulfur cluster insertion ErpA that was described in Escherichia coli.), producing MFEVTVPEEMLEKLRDMLDDEESCVRLREYKTGGGCHSKIVLGLGIDELDEDEDERVQVEDVPFIAEKDFLLKHGRKYTLSFSDKKEVVLTPAGE from the coding sequence ATGTTTGAAGTGACCGTTCCCGAAGAGATGCTGGAAAAGCTGCGCGACATGCTGGACGACGAAGAGAGCTGCGTTCGCTTGCGTGAATACAAGACGGGCGGCGGCTGCCATTCGAAAATCGTGCTCGGTCTGGGCATAGACGAACTTGACGAGGATGAGGACGAACGCGTGCAAGTGGAGGATGTGCCCTTCATCGCCGAAAAGGACTTCCTCCTCAAACACGGCAGGAAGTACACGCTGAGCTTCAGCGACAAGAAGGAAGTCGTGCTGACGCCCGCGGGCGAATAG